One region of Halomicrobium sp. LC1Hm genomic DNA includes:
- a CDS encoding ribonuclease HI family protein, which yields MVTVTTARDLPSESLSPLAERVERVLAAYDYEVSAAIDAIDAAVPGIGGLFEPGTEPAELRAAIEHVLAADDHETRSDRDLAGETAILYVDGSSRGNPGPAGAGAVVQDEAGESLLRLARPVGSRTDNNTAEYAALALGLARLLAQFEPARIEVRIDSRTVIRSVWEERADPGAQFREYRAAVVALLERAPDDDWRHLADSDPNPADALATVGADIAALGPGG from the coding sequence GTGGTCACGGTGACGACGGCCCGCGATCTCCCGTCGGAGTCGCTGTCACCGCTGGCCGAGCGCGTCGAGCGCGTCCTGGCCGCGTACGACTACGAGGTGTCGGCAGCGATCGACGCGATCGACGCCGCGGTCCCCGGCATCGGCGGACTGTTCGAGCCCGGAACCGAGCCGGCGGAGTTGCGGGCGGCGATCGAGCACGTGCTGGCGGCCGACGACCACGAGACACGGAGCGACCGCGATCTGGCCGGCGAGACGGCGATTCTCTACGTCGACGGCAGCTCCCGCGGGAATCCGGGGCCGGCGGGCGCTGGGGCCGTCGTGCAGGACGAGGCCGGCGAGTCGCTGCTCCGTCTCGCGCGGCCGGTCGGCTCGCGGACGGACAACAACACCGCCGAGTACGCCGCGCTCGCGCTCGGGCTGGCGCGCCTGCTGGCGCAGTTCGAGCCCGCACGGATCGAGGTCAGGATCGACTCGCGGACGGTCATCCGGAGCGTCTGGGAGGAGCGGGCAGATCCCGGTGCCCAGTTCCGCGAGTACCGCGCGGCCGTCGTCGCGCTGCTCGAACGGGCACCGGACGACGACTGGCGACACCTCGCGGACAGCGATCCGAACCCCGCCGACGCGCTCGCGACGGTCGGGGCCGACATCGCAGCGCTGGGTCCCGGTGGCTGA